The DNA sequence AAAATGGCTTCAAGGTTGTGTACTCTTATGTAAACAACAGAAGCCTCTTGGGTTGCTCAGTCCATACAATAAATTAACCTCTCATACTGATTTCATGATTCAAGTTAGATAGATTTGTCACTCATACCAGTTTGCATATAGTCTAGGTCAGTGATAAATGAACTCATTTCTGTGGAAAACTTTGGGTTATTGAATACATTTAATTTATTGGAAAAACATCACCAGAAAATTTTTGTTAAAGGTAATGGCTTCATTTTTCACTGGGGTTGTTGGAAAAGCGTCATTTTCCAAATTGTTTATAGACTAGGTAAATCTTGATAAGTTTAAAGATGAGGATGCTCTAATACTGTGGTCTATACAAAGGATTATGGAGGACTGTTGGTTTGTAGGTTGATAAAGACTTATAGACAGGCTCATGCTTGTAGACTGGTTCAGGCTTATAAGTAGGTCTTGGCTCAGGCTTGTGCTTTGGGTAGGATGGTGTGCCCTCATAAGTGATGGTGGGATGGTAGCCAGTTTCGTCTGAATAGTACTTGACAATCATTCTGCGACCATCAGGTAGGTCTACAAAATATTGCCCCTCTGTCCGGTAGCCCTCTCGTTTCTCTGAGTGGCCAAAGTTTGTGCCATGGTATTCATCCGCCACACCATACCCAAAGTCATACTCTGTAGGCTGAGGGAAGGCATGAGCTATTGTTAGGACCAGATGAGGAAAACAAACTCTAAACGGAAAGGAGAATTATGCTGATAGGTGAACCTGTTGTTTAGTAAAACAAGATTGCCAGattttgtaaagaaaatgaaaattttaaagTAAAATCTTTTATACTTGTTTATGGAGGACAGACAATTAAAATTTTGATAAGGGTAAAATCTCTATAAATTCAGTATTACTCGAAGTACTATTTTTTcagataaaagcttttcatttgTGGTTGCTTTGCAGAAGCAACCCCTGTAACATATGTAATTCTTTGGCAAATGTGTAGGATGTTACAAAGTAGAGACTACAGCAGTAAGTAGGCAACACAATGACTAAAAGTAATAGATTTCTGAAAAAGCTGTCATGGTAGACAAAATTCTTAGAAGtgtatgaatatgatgattaggACTATATCTTATCATCTTCATAATTACAGGAATGGTCGGGGAAAGTAGTAAAATAAGGAACTGATAGGAAACAGTCGAACGAGAAATACCTACATTAATATATTGTCTATGGATTTAGGGTCTTGATAACAGAGGCCAACTTACGCCATCGTGGTAAACTGGTTCTGGCCTGTGGATGGGCTTAGGCTTGTAGATTGTTTCTTGTTTATAGATGGGCTCAGGTTTGTACGTAGGTTCAGGCTTGTAGTCAGCTTTGGGGGTGTAAACTGGCTTGTAGACTGGTTCAGGTTTGTAGGTTGATTTATATGGGGCGTAACTGGGCCTGGGCGTGTATGTTGGCCTTGGTGTATAAGAAGGCTTGGGTGAGTAAGCTGGTGTGTAAGTAGGCCTGGGTGAATATGCTGGTGTGTAAGATGGTTTTGGCGTGTAACTGGGTGTGTACGTGGGTTTGGGAGTATAGCTAGGGGTGTAAGAGGGATGATAATGTGGCTTGTAGGTAGTTGGGTGGTAAGGTGGGGAGATAGGGTGGTGTCGCACGGCCTTGGCCCACATGCCCGTTACCACACCCACCGTCAGGAGAAACAAAACCTGAGAAGAAAGTTCTTATGTAATGAAATCTAATTTATTGATATAAGTTTGCCTTATGAGGGACAAAAGAATATAAAAACTAATGAGATGTAACCTACAAATATCAGTTTGCCGAATGAGGGATGGTTATGTCtatgaataaatttttttttacattaatgtACAATTGATCCTATAACAAAGACAAAATATGAAATGGTTTACtgatagagaagaggtaaaagTTTGAATTAGGGCATATccaaaagaaaataaactttcAAATGGGTTTGATTGAGCACAGTGGtcatttacattttccttaaagTAATTTGGTAGTATCCTACTTACTGCATATGGGTTATAATTATTACTGCTATTGAACACTTTGGAAGGACCTCATTATATTTCCCTGATGATTAAATAAGGTAATTCACTGCAAGTGATAAGTACACAAGTGTATATTTTTTCTAAGAAGTAAATTGCACCTTCTGTTGCACATGCAGGGGATGAAGTATAGCTCTACTTCATTACATTCAGCAAAAGGAGAATCTAGCATATTCCTGATACTGCATTTGATCCTGATTACAATTACTTCAGAGCTAAAGATACCATCACCATAGAACCAGAGGCATGCGGATCTCCACAAGGTGTTGCCTTTTTTAGATACATGACCAAATTGCTTCGCACACTGTGCTGGTTAAGAACTACAATTTTCTGAAAGTTGCTTAGGCTGGATATCCTAAACTATGACCATCATCTTGGATGTACGACTAGCTAGATCATTCCATACTTGGCAAGCTGTTTTGGCAACTTGATTATGGTTCATTTTGATAAGGTTTtctatccctacacctcgaagctttggaactctctaccctctcatgtctttcctaataaccatgacctggcacattttttttttttaaattttaatgaaacttttcacttcctcagaaattcataaatactttcctttacctcttcttttttcctttcatattcctttctgtatttcagttaagggcCAGcgttgatgtagacttttgtctttGAATggagctaacatgaaaaaaagtgaTTATACCCATCAAGTTGATAACTGGTCTCTGAGTCCATGGTTATTTGTGGCTAGAAGTGCAGCATTCAATGTACAACACAAGACTACGAACAGTAGTAACTtgacactttaattcctccataGTGAGTTTATTAACTGCAATGTATTAACCTGGGAATATAGATTTTGGGAGTACGTGATAAAGTAATGGTTGGCAAGTATTTGTAGTATCAACATTCATCAACACCTGAAGTGGCAAGAAACGACTTTAGGTCGACCAGTTTAAGAGTAGATGCCGTATTATTTCATAAACTTACTAGATAAGCTTAACATTTGATATACCATAATTCCTTCATACGTTTATATGGGGAGTTGGTCACCAGTAACAAAAACGAGATGAAAATGGATTCAAGATTGTAAAAGCTGTATTACACTGATTTCTAGATAAAGCAGATGGTAACCAACTGTAATGTTGACGGCCCTGCTTGATAATGCTGTTCTTAAGACatacagcttatatatatatatatatatatatatatatatatttggtgaatGAAGTGTGACCTTCGAGAGGGTGAATCATATTCAGAAGCCGCAACAAGAAATGACGGTGTTCGGAAGCTTTGTGAAAGGGTGAACATCCTGTGTGCAATTGCTGTGTGATGACAAATGACAAGTATACTGTGGCTGTTTGACTTTGTGTTAATTAAGCATGCAGTGTCTGAAAAGGTTATTATGATCCTCTTGAGGTTGTGATTAAGTGCCTGTGTTTGCTGGTTGCGAGGAGGTGGAGATGGTACATAATGGTGTTTGTGGCAGCAGAATGGaagtataatgataaccatagctAACCAGCTAACCTTAGTTTAGTGGTTATGACTAGTTGCACTTGTTTACAACTGATTAAATAGTCTTACTGGGTTACATTGCGTCTCAGCAAAATGCTGTCTTGACCTAAATGTTAGCCAAGGTAAAACTTTAGGGATATATGCCATAATGTGAGTAGTACATGAATGTGCAATACCTTTGGTATCCCTAAAACTGCAAATTATGTATATTTGTTGATTGCTTATACACCAAGTTCGTGCTGGAAACAATGGTTCTACGACCACTTGCCTGAGAAACGTAAAAGACTTCATTGTATAAATCATTAATTGACCTCTAAAATGATTGTTGGGCTGGAAGGTTCTTCACCTGAATGTGATTTGGTATGCTGAGTAAATAGGAGACTTTttttggaaatttgaaaaaagccaaaaaaaaaaaagtaaaatgtcTCGTATTCGTGAGGGGGCTTATGCAAATCTTCAAAAAAGCCTTTTCTTTTTGACAAATAAAAGATCTCTGATTTTTGAAAAGGAACAGATGCACACTTACCATTATAAAATCTACGAACAAACTTGAGGAAATGTTGTAGCTGGTTTCAtattatgaaataatgaaattattcACATTAGGGTTCCATTATTTTGAAATGACTGGTGCTTCAGCAGCTGCAGAGCGACGACGTTTTCACGAAGGAAGAGAAAATCATGATTTAATGTAGTTAAAAAGTGATTAAGATATTACGAGAACTGTGAAGTAATTACTTGATGTCCACATGTAAACCAACGTAAGAAGGCAATTCTCAGGTAAGTGTATGAGCATAGAATTTCGTAGTTGTGATGCAGTTGATACTGTAGGCCAAAGATTTGATTCTGCTCTTTTAACTCATGAACTGCCAGACCTTACCTTGTGTTACTTCAAAGGGTGTAATTGTAGCCCCTTCTCGTGATGGGCGCTAAAGTGTAAGTAATTACCTATACAATACAAGGAAGGAGTTCTGCACTTCTGGGGATCGCAATATAAACATTTAGTGATTATCTGCAACAAAATACAGTAGAGGGACTTTACATATATTTCATCGTGATATCACTTCT is a window from the Panulirus ornatus isolate Po-2019 chromosome 3, ASM3632096v1, whole genome shotgun sequence genome containing:
- the LOC139763447 gene encoding uncharacterized protein, with amino-acid sequence MRILEVLFLLTVGVVTGMWAKAVRHHPISPPYHPTTYKPHYHPSYTPSYTPKPTYTPSYTPKPSYTPAYSPRPTYTPAYSPKPSYTPRPTYTPRPSYAPYKSTYKPEPVYKPVYTPKADYKPEPTYKPEPIYKQETIYKPKPIHRPEPVYHDGPTEYDFGYGVADEYHGTNFGHSEKREGYRTEGQYFVDLPDGRRMIVKYYSDETGYHPTITYEGTPSYPKHKPEPRPTYKPEPVYKHEPVYKSLSTYKPTVLHNPLYRPQY